The proteins below are encoded in one region of Alistipes communis:
- the thrC gene encoding threonine synthase produces MKYYSTNRRTPEVSLREAVVASMAPDNGLYMPERIERLPDAFFDGIARLDLHRIACRVADAFFGEEIEPETLRRIVRDTFCFDIPAVRVDDGIWALELFHGPTMAFKDVGARFMARILSHFIGGRGDEHPVTVLVATSGDTGGAVANGFLGVEGIDVVVLYPKGRVSDIQEKQFTTLGRNVTALEIEGTFDDCQRLVKSAFADTELKRRMRLTSANSINVARFLPQTFYFFHAYAQLRAQGVTSPIVVSVPSGNFGNLTAGLFARRMGLPVDRFIAANNANDTFYEYLRTGSYRPRPSVPTLANAMDVGDPNNFARILDLYGRSLDALRADVAAFRCDDDQIRATVADTFARTGYLLDPHGACGYRALRDGLRDGETGIFLETAHPAKFLDTVESITGRPVEIPQRLQEFVKGEKRTVALGAEFEAFKEYLLSR; encoded by the coding sequence ATGAAATATTACAGCACAAACCGCCGCACGCCCGAAGTCTCGCTCCGCGAGGCGGTCGTCGCCAGCATGGCGCCCGACAACGGGCTCTACATGCCCGAACGGATCGAGCGGCTGCCCGACGCATTCTTCGACGGGATCGCCCGTCTGGACCTCCACCGGATCGCCTGCCGCGTGGCCGACGCCTTTTTCGGCGAGGAGATCGAACCCGAAACGCTGCGGCGCATCGTCCGCGACACGTTCTGCTTCGACATTCCGGCTGTCCGGGTCGACGACGGCATCTGGGCGCTCGAACTCTTCCACGGCCCGACGATGGCCTTCAAGGACGTAGGCGCGCGCTTCATGGCACGCATTCTCTCCCACTTCATCGGAGGCCGCGGCGACGAACACCCCGTCACGGTGCTCGTCGCCACGTCGGGCGACACGGGCGGGGCCGTGGCCAACGGATTTCTCGGCGTCGAGGGCATCGACGTGGTGGTGCTCTACCCCAAAGGGCGCGTAAGCGACATTCAGGAGAAGCAGTTCACGACTCTGGGACGCAACGTCACGGCGTTGGAGATCGAAGGCACGTTCGACGACTGCCAACGGCTGGTCAAGAGCGCCTTTGCGGATACGGAGCTCAAACGACGGATGCGGCTCACATCGGCCAACTCGATCAACGTGGCGCGGTTCCTGCCCCAGACCTTCTATTTCTTCCACGCCTATGCGCAATTGCGCGCACAGGGCGTAACCTCGCCGATCGTGGTGAGCGTACCGAGCGGCAACTTCGGCAACCTCACCGCAGGGTTGTTCGCCCGACGCATGGGGCTGCCGGTCGACCGCTTCATCGCCGCCAACAACGCCAACGACACCTTTTACGAATACCTCCGCACGGGCAGCTACCGCCCCCGGCCGTCGGTTCCGACGCTGGCCAACGCGATGGACGTGGGCGACCCGAACAACTTCGCCCGCATCCTCGACCTCTACGGCCGTTCGCTCGACGCGCTGCGCGCCGACGTCGCGGCGTTCCGCTGCGACGACGACCAGATCCGCGCCACGGTGGCCGACACTTTCGCCCGCACGGGCTACCTGCTCGACCCGCACGGCGCCTGCGGCTACCGTGCGCTGCGCGACGGACTGCGCGACGGCGAAACGGGCATCTTCCTCGAAACGGCCCATCCGGCCAAGTTCCTCGATACGGTGGAAAGCATCACCGGCCGGCCGGTCGAGATTCCGCAGCGCTTGCAGGAGTTCGTCAAGGGGGAGAAACGCACGGTCGCGCTCGGCGCCGAGTTCGAAGCGTTCAAGGAGTATCTGCTCAGCCGATAA
- a CDS encoding cofactor-independent phosphoglycerate mutase: MKYLIILGDGMADEPIPRLGGRTPLQAARKPTIDRIAALGASGILDTVPEGFAPGSEIAHLSLLGYDVPSVFEGRGSLEAAGMGVEIGRGEMVMRCNLITVEQERIRNHSAGHISTAEAAELIDFLQRRLGGGDVRFHTGVSYRHLLTIRGGDKRLHTVGPHDVPDRPFAEVLPSAADAAAEPTARQLRELIFRSQELLADHPVNRARRAAGKQPATSIWPWSPGYRPRMQTLQERYAPIRNGSVISAVDLIRGIGVCAGLTPVEVEGATGLYDTNYEGKAEAALRALRDEDFVFLHIEASDEAGHEGDAELKVRTIEALDARVVRPIFEAVSAWECPVSLAILPDHPTPCLLRTHTAAPVPFTIWRSGCHPDMVGAYDEQSARRGRYGHLRGDAFIDLFIHGTE, translated from the coding sequence ATGAAGTACCTCATCATCCTCGGCGACGGAATGGCCGACGAACCGATTCCACGGCTCGGCGGCCGCACGCCGCTGCAAGCCGCCCGCAAGCCGACGATCGACCGCATCGCAGCGCTCGGCGCCTCGGGAATCCTCGACACCGTGCCCGAAGGGTTCGCTCCGGGCAGCGAAATCGCACACCTCTCGCTGCTGGGGTACGACGTTCCCTCCGTCTTCGAAGGACGCGGTTCGCTCGAAGCGGCCGGCATGGGCGTCGAAATCGGGCGCGGCGAAATGGTCATGCGCTGCAACCTCATTACGGTCGAGCAGGAGCGCATCCGCAACCATTCGGCCGGCCATATCTCCACGGCCGAAGCGGCCGAACTGATCGACTTCCTCCAACGGCGGCTGGGCGGCGGCGACGTGCGGTTCCACACGGGCGTCTCGTACCGCCACCTGCTCACGATCCGCGGCGGCGACAAGCGGCTCCACACCGTCGGGCCGCACGACGTACCCGACCGCCCCTTCGCCGAAGTGCTGCCGTCGGCCGCCGACGCTGCCGCCGAACCTACGGCGCGACAGCTCCGCGAACTGATCTTCCGTTCGCAGGAGTTGTTGGCGGATCATCCCGTCAATCGGGCGCGCCGGGCTGCCGGAAAACAGCCGGCCACGAGCATCTGGCCGTGGTCGCCGGGCTACCGCCCCCGTATGCAGACCTTGCAGGAGCGCTACGCCCCGATCCGCAACGGCTCGGTCATCTCGGCCGTCGACCTGATCCGCGGAATCGGCGTCTGCGCCGGACTGACGCCCGTCGAAGTCGAAGGAGCGACGGGGCTCTACGACACCAACTACGAAGGCAAGGCCGAGGCCGCGCTGCGGGCGCTGCGCGACGAGGATTTCGTCTTCCTGCATATCGAAGCGAGCGACGAGGCGGGCCACGAAGGAGACGCCGAACTGAAAGTACGGACGATCGAAGCGCTCGACGCACGGGTGGTGCGGCCGATCTTCGAAGCGGTCTCCGCATGGGAGTGTCCCGTCTCGCTGGCCATCCTTCCCGACCACCCGACGCCCTGCCTGCTGCGCACCCACACCGCCGCGCCGGTCCCCTTCACGATCTGGCGGAGCGGCTGCCATCCCGACATGGTGGGGGCCTACGACGAACAGAGTGCCCGACGGGGCCGCTACGGCCACCTGCGGGGCGATGCCTTCATCGACCTCTTCATCCACGGTACCGAATAA
- the thrA gene encoding bifunctional aspartate kinase/homoserine dehydrogenase I — protein MKVLKFGGSSVGSAQGLRQVRRIVAANDGQIVVVVSALGGITDRLLATAAAAAAGKPDYTDSLAEIVARHRTTIDETVASERRGAIRRRTDELLDELANILRGVYLIRDLSPRTGDAIVSYGERLSSGIVAAVLEGSRLYDAREFIRTKTDFGKHIAEPDLTEKLIRERLADRPRVSVVPGFIASDCASGDVTNLGRGGSDYTAALIAAALNAETLEIWTDVDGFMTADPRVISDAYVIDRLSFEEAMELCNFGAKVVYPPTIFPVYHRDIPILIKNTFNPEAPGTFISRERVQGRDKAIKGISSINNTCLVTIQGLGMVGVIGVNHRIFRTLARAGISVFFVSQAASENTTSIGLRNEDADLAIAMLTREFAPEIEIGEVGSITAEHDLATIAVVGDDMKHTPGIAGKLFGTLGRNGINVIACTQGASETNISVVVTLESLPKAINVIHDSFFLSEYQVLNIFVAGVGQVGRDLLEQIRLQRRTLMADNGLQIRVVGIANSRKRLIDAEGIALNDCLRRLEEEGTPSTPESLRDEILALNIYNSVFVDCTASAEVAALYRSLLDHNVSVVASNKIAASSDYALYRELKTVSRKRNAKFLFETNVGAGLPIINTISDLINSGDRILRIEAVVSGTLNYIFDRMSAEIPFSRAVRMAQEAGYAEPDPRVDLSGTDVIRKLVILTREAGYAVEQRDVERRTFLPESCFEGSIDEFWHRLPETDARFETWRRRLETEGKRLRFIARMEDGRTSVGLEEVDNESPFYHLSGSNNVILITTERYRKYPIQIKGYGAGAEVTAAGVFADIIRIANIR, from the coding sequence ATGAAAGTATTGAAATTCGGCGGATCGTCGGTAGGTTCCGCACAAGGTCTGCGACAGGTGCGCAGGATCGTCGCCGCCAACGACGGCCAGATCGTCGTGGTCGTTTCGGCGCTGGGCGGCATCACCGACCGTCTGCTGGCCACGGCGGCCGCAGCCGCGGCCGGAAAGCCCGACTACACCGACTCGCTGGCCGAAATCGTGGCCCGCCACCGCACGACGATCGACGAAACGGTGGCGTCCGAGCGGCGCGGCGCGATCCGCCGGCGGACGGACGAACTGCTCGACGAACTGGCCAATATCTTGCGCGGCGTCTACCTGATCCGCGACCTCTCTCCCCGCACGGGCGACGCGATCGTCAGCTACGGCGAACGCCTCTCGTCGGGAATCGTGGCCGCCGTGCTCGAAGGCTCGCGGCTCTACGACGCGAGGGAGTTCATCCGCACGAAGACCGACTTCGGAAAGCACATCGCCGAACCGGATCTGACCGAAAAGCTCATCAGGGAACGTCTGGCCGACCGCCCCCGCGTGTCGGTAGTGCCGGGCTTCATCGCCTCGGACTGCGCCTCGGGCGACGTGACCAATCTGGGGCGCGGCGGATCGGACTACACCGCCGCACTCATCGCTGCCGCGCTGAACGCCGAGACGCTCGAAATCTGGACCGACGTCGACGGTTTCATGACGGCCGACCCGCGCGTCATCAGCGATGCCTATGTCATCGACCGGCTGAGCTTCGAAGAGGCGATGGAGCTGTGCAACTTCGGCGCGAAGGTGGTCTATCCGCCCACGATCTTCCCGGTCTACCACCGCGACATCCCCATCCTGATCAAGAACACCTTCAACCCCGAAGCGCCGGGCACGTTCATCTCCCGCGAGCGGGTGCAGGGGCGCGACAAGGCGATCAAGGGAATCTCCTCGATCAACAACACCTGTCTGGTGACCATTCAAGGGCTGGGCATGGTAGGCGTGATCGGCGTCAACCACCGCATCTTCCGCACACTGGCCAGGGCCGGCATCAGCGTCTTCTTCGTGTCGCAGGCCGCCTCGGAGAACACCACGTCGATCGGACTGCGCAACGAGGACGCCGATCTGGCCATCGCGATGCTCACCAGGGAGTTCGCCCCCGAAATCGAGATCGGCGAGGTGGGCAGCATCACCGCCGAACACGACCTGGCGACGATCGCCGTGGTGGGCGACGACATGAAACATACGCCCGGCATCGCGGGCAAGCTGTTCGGGACGCTGGGACGCAACGGCATCAACGTCATCGCCTGCACGCAGGGCGCCTCGGAGACCAACATCTCGGTGGTCGTGACGCTCGAAAGCCTTCCGAAGGCGATCAACGTGATCCACGACTCGTTCTTCCTGTCGGAGTATCAGGTACTCAACATCTTCGTGGCCGGCGTCGGACAGGTGGGGCGCGACCTGCTGGAACAGATCCGCCTGCAACGGCGCACGCTCATGGCCGACAACGGACTCCAAATCCGCGTCGTGGGAATCGCCAACTCCCGCAAACGGCTCATCGACGCCGAAGGCATCGCCCTGAACGACTGCCTCCGGCGGCTCGAAGAGGAGGGAACGCCCTCGACGCCGGAGAGCCTGCGCGACGAGATTCTCGCCCTGAACATCTACAACTCGGTCTTCGTCGACTGCACGGCCAGCGCGGAGGTGGCGGCGCTCTACCGTTCGCTGCTCGACCACAACGTCTCGGTGGTGGCCTCCAACAAGATCGCCGCGTCGTCCGACTACGCCCTCTACCGCGAGCTCAAAACCGTCTCGCGCAAACGCAACGCGAAATTCCTCTTCGAGACCAACGTCGGCGCCGGTCTGCCGATCATCAACACGATCTCCGACCTGATAAACAGCGGCGACCGCATCCTGCGCATCGAGGCGGTGGTTTCGGGGACGCTCAACTACATCTTCGACCGCATGAGCGCCGAAATTCCGTTCAGCCGCGCCGTACGCATGGCTCAGGAGGCAGGCTATGCCGAACCCGATCCGCGCGTCGACCTGAGCGGCACGGACGTCATCCGCAAGCTGGTGATCCTCACGCGCGAAGCGGGCTATGCCGTCGAACAGCGCGACGTGGAGCGGCGCACCTTCCTGCCCGAAAGCTGCTTCGAGGGGAGCATCGACGAGTTCTGGCATCGCCTGCCCGAAACGGACGCCCGCTTCGAAACATGGCGGCGACGGCTCGAAACCGAAGGGAAACGGCTGCGTTTCATCGCCCGCATGGAGGACGGACGCACCTCGGTCGGGCTCGAAGAGGTCGACAACGAAAGCCCGTTCTACCACCTTTCGGGCAGCAACAACGTCATCCTCATCACCACCGAACGCTACCGCAAATACCCGATCCAGATCAAGGGGTACGGCGCCGGCGCGGAGGTGACGGCCGCAGGCGTCTTCGCCGACATCATCCGCATCGCCAATATCCGATAG
- the ilvC gene encoding ketol-acid reductoisomerase, with protein MAQINFGGVNETVVTREEFPLEKARKVLENETIAVIGYGVQGPGQSLNLRDNGFNVIVGQREGTRSWERAVADGWVPGQTLFGIEEAAERGTIIQYLLSDAGQIAVWPALRKHLTAGKALYFSHGFGITYKERTGIVPPADVDVILIAPKGSGTSLRRMFLEGRGLNSSFAVFQDATGHAFERVVALGIGVGSGYLFETDFKREVYSDLTGERGTLMGAIQGIFAAQYETLRAHGHTPSEAFNETVEELTQSLMPLVAENGMDWMYANCSTTAQRGALDWWKRFRDAAKPVFEQLYEEVATGREAQRSIDLNSKPDYRQKLEEELRELRESEMWQAGAVVRKLRPENN; from the coding sequence ATGGCACAGATCAATTTCGGCGGTGTAAACGAAACCGTCGTCACCCGCGAAGAGTTTCCATTGGAGAAGGCACGCAAAGTCCTCGAAAACGAGACGATCGCCGTCATCGGCTACGGCGTACAGGGCCCCGGACAGTCGCTCAACCTGCGCGACAACGGCTTCAACGTCATCGTAGGCCAGCGCGAGGGCACCCGCAGTTGGGAACGGGCCGTCGCCGACGGCTGGGTACCGGGGCAGACGCTCTTCGGCATCGAGGAGGCGGCCGAGCGCGGCACGATCATCCAGTACCTGCTCTCCGATGCAGGCCAGATCGCCGTGTGGCCCGCGCTCCGCAAACACCTCACGGCCGGCAAGGCACTCTACTTCTCGCACGGGTTCGGCATCACCTACAAGGAGCGCACGGGCATCGTCCCGCCGGCCGACGTGGACGTGATCCTGATCGCCCCCAAGGGATCGGGCACCTCGCTGCGGCGGATGTTCCTCGAAGGACGCGGTCTCAATTCGAGTTTCGCCGTCTTCCAGGATGCGACGGGACACGCCTTCGAGCGCGTGGTGGCCCTCGGCATCGGCGTCGGTTCGGGTTATCTCTTCGAGACCGACTTCAAACGCGAGGTCTATTCCGACCTGACGGGCGAGCGCGGCACGCTCATGGGCGCCATCCAGGGCATCTTCGCCGCCCAGTACGAGACGCTGCGCGCACACGGCCACACCCCCTCGGAGGCCTTCAACGAGACGGTCGAGGAGCTCACGCAGTCGCTCATGCCGCTCGTGGCCGAAAACGGGATGGACTGGATGTACGCCAACTGCTCGACCACGGCGCAGCGCGGCGCGCTCGACTGGTGGAAACGCTTCCGAGACGCTGCGAAACCCGTCTTCGAACAGCTCTACGAAGAGGTGGCCACCGGTCGCGAGGCACAGCGGTCGATCGACCTGAACAGCAAGCCCGACTACCGCCAGAAGCTCGAAGAGGAGTTGCGCGAACTGCGTGAAAGCGAAATGTGGCAGGCCGGCGCCGTCGTGCGCAAGCTGCGCCCCGAAAACAACTAA
- the ilvN gene encoding acetolactate synthase small subunit, which produces MEQEYIITVFSENKVGLLSQITTVFTCRNVNIESLTTSESALAGIHKFTIVVRTDPEKIEKLARQVEKRIDVLKVFVFTSDEVVQQEIALYKVTRSRNVEQLVRRHNVRILEIDDDYIVVEKTGYKSETRELFELLQPYGVQQFVRSGTVAIVKSRRELLNEYLEELARNDRKLS; this is translated from the coding sequence ATGGAACAGGAATACATCATCACCGTCTTTTCGGAGAACAAGGTGGGTCTGTTGAGCCAGATCACCACGGTCTTCACCTGCCGCAACGTCAATATCGAGAGTCTGACCACCTCCGAATCGGCGCTCGCGGGCATCCACAAATTCACGATCGTCGTGCGCACCGATCCCGAAAAGATCGAAAAGCTCGCGCGACAGGTCGAAAAGCGCATCGACGTGCTCAAAGTCTTCGTCTTCACCTCCGACGAAGTGGTGCAGCAGGAGATCGCCCTCTACAAGGTGACGCGCAGCCGCAACGTCGAACAGCTCGTCCGCCGGCACAACGTGCGCATCCTCGAAATCGACGACGACTACATCGTCGTCGAAAAGACCGGCTACAAGAGCGAAACGCGCGAACTGTTCGAACTGCTGCAACCCTACGGCGTACAGCAGTTCGTGCGCAGCGGCACGGTGGCGATCGTCAAATCGCGGCGCGAACTGCTCAACGAATATCTCGAAGAACTCGCACGAAACGACAGAAAACTTTCATAA
- the ilvB gene encoding biosynthetic-type acetolactate synthase large subunit, with protein sequence MNTTEPFRPEERQTAEAPLLTGSQALIESFLREGVETLFGYPGGAIIPVYDALYDYRDRLRHILVRHEQGAVHAAQGYARVSGRVGVCLVTSGPGATNTVTGLADALMDSTPLVLVTGQVGSTLLGTDAFQETNFVGITQAVTKWNCQVKYPEEIPAAIAKAFYIARSGRPGPVVVDITKDAQCATAPFRYERITSIRSYAPSLTPDARRIEEAARLIDEARRPLAMIGQGAILGNAEAELRAFLDRSGMPAASTLLGLSALPSDDPRNVGMLGMHGNYGPNIKNKECDLLVAVGMRFDDRVTGDPAAFGPNARIIHLEIDPSEIDKIVHADVPLVGDVKRTLPLLTERIRPRDHSAWIEEFRACDRIEYERVVRRAIRPDGGRIRMGEAVDAVARAYDRDAVMVTDVGQQQMFAARYFGFRRSRSVVTSGGLGTMGFGLPAAIGAKLGAPDREVVLFAGDGGLQMTIQELATIFQSHVCVKIVLLNNSFLGMVRQWQELFYDRRYSSTEMVNPDFGLIARANGIEYRCVERRGELPQAVAAMKAHAGAYLLEVRVENEENVFPMVPAGAPVADIRLE encoded by the coding sequence ATGAATACGACCGAACCCTTCCGACCCGAAGAACGGCAAACGGCCGAAGCGCCGCTGCTCACCGGATCGCAAGCCCTGATCGAATCGTTTCTGCGCGAAGGCGTCGAGACCCTCTTCGGCTATCCCGGCGGCGCGATCATCCCCGTCTACGACGCGCTCTACGACTATCGCGACCGGCTGCGCCACATCCTCGTGCGCCACGAGCAGGGCGCCGTCCACGCCGCGCAGGGCTATGCCCGCGTAAGCGGCCGCGTGGGCGTCTGCCTGGTCACCTCCGGCCCGGGTGCGACGAACACCGTGACCGGACTGGCCGACGCGCTGATGGACTCCACGCCGCTGGTACTCGTCACCGGACAGGTAGGTTCGACACTGCTGGGAACCGACGCCTTTCAGGAGACCAACTTCGTCGGGATCACACAGGCCGTCACGAAATGGAACTGCCAGGTCAAATACCCCGAAGAGATTCCGGCGGCCATCGCCAAAGCCTTCTACATCGCCCGTTCGGGGCGCCCGGGCCCCGTCGTGGTCGACATCACCAAGGACGCCCAATGCGCGACGGCGCCCTTCCGCTACGAACGGATCACCTCGATCCGCAGCTACGCACCCTCCCTTACGCCCGACGCAAGACGCATCGAGGAAGCGGCGCGGCTCATCGACGAAGCCCGGCGGCCGCTGGCGATGATCGGCCAGGGAGCGATCCTGGGCAACGCCGAAGCCGAACTGCGGGCCTTTCTCGATCGCAGCGGCATGCCGGCCGCCTCGACGCTGCTGGGCCTCTCGGCGCTGCCGAGCGACGACCCCCGCAACGTGGGAATGCTGGGGATGCACGGCAACTACGGCCCCAACATCAAAAACAAGGAGTGCGACCTGCTCGTCGCCGTCGGAATGCGTTTCGACGACCGCGTAACGGGCGACCCCGCCGCCTTCGGCCCCAACGCCCGGATCATCCATTTGGAGATCGACCCCTCCGAAATCGACAAAATCGTCCATGCCGACGTGCCCCTCGTGGGCGACGTCAAGCGCACGCTCCCGCTGCTGACCGAACGCATCCGCCCGCGCGACCACAGCGCATGGATCGAGGAGTTCCGCGCCTGCGACCGCATCGAGTACGAGCGTGTGGTGCGGCGGGCGATCCGTCCCGACGGAGGGCGCATCCGCATGGGCGAGGCGGTCGACGCCGTGGCACGCGCCTACGACCGCGACGCGGTGATGGTCACCGACGTGGGGCAGCAGCAGATGTTCGCCGCCCGCTACTTCGGGTTCCGCCGCAGCCGCAGCGTCGTCACGTCGGGCGGTCTGGGAACCATGGGGTTCGGCCTCCCGGCCGCCATCGGCGCCAAGCTGGGCGCTCCCGACCGCGAGGTCGTCCTCTTCGCGGGCGACGGCGGGCTGCAAATGACCATTCAGGAGCTGGCGACGATTTTCCAGTCGCACGTCTGCGTGAAGATCGTCCTGCTCAACAACTCCTTCCTGGGCATGGTGCGCCAGTGGCAGGAACTTTTCTACGACCGCCGCTACTCGTCGACCGAGATGGTCAACCCCGATTTCGGGTTGATCGCCCGCGCCAACGGAATCGAATACCGCTGCGTCGAGCGGCGCGGGGAGCTGCCGCAGGCCGTCGCCGCCATGAAGGCCCATGCGGGCGCCTATCTGCTCGAAGTGCGGGTCGAAAACGAGGAAAACGTCTTCCCGATGGTTCCGGCCGGCGCTCCGGTCGCGGACATCCGGCTCGAATAA
- the asnB gene encoding asparagine synthase B, whose translation MCGFVGVFEIGRNGENLRAQVLRMSGKIRHRGPDWSGIYCGPCAVLSHERLSIVDPQSGGQPLYSPDGRLVLAVNGEIYNHRELRRELAGEYDFRTGSDCEVILPLYRKYGAGLLDRLNGIFAFALYDIERDEYLIARDPVGVIPLYIGWDADERCYVASELKALEGVCNVIRPFEPGHYRWSREGKTTRWYTRDWFDYEAVEQGDADPAALHSALEAAVRRQLMSDVPYGVLLSGGLDSSIISAVAKRFADRRIETEGRDGAWWPCLHSFAVGLKGAPDLRAARKVADHIGTVHHEIHYTVQEGLDALRDVIYHIETYDVTTVRASTPMYLLARVIKSMGVKMVLSGEGADEIFGGYLYFHKAPDARAFHEETVRKIGRLHQYDCLRANKSLAAWGIEGRVPFLDTEFLDTAMRIAPEAKRPRDGRIEKWILRKAFEDLLPPEIVWRQKEQFSDGVGYGWIDSLKAFTEAAVSDREMAQAADRFPVNPPRNKEEYYYRTIFEECFPSQTAAQCVPSVPSVACSTAEALAWDESFRNLDDPSGRAVQGVHRTARDE comes from the coding sequence ATGTGCGGCTTTGTCGGAGTGTTCGAAATCGGACGAAACGGTGAGAACCTGCGTGCGCAGGTGCTGCGGATGTCGGGAAAAATCCGGCATCGGGGGCCCGATTGGTCGGGCATCTACTGCGGCCCGTGCGCCGTGCTCTCTCACGAACGCCTCTCGATCGTCGACCCGCAGTCGGGCGGGCAACCCCTTTACAGCCCCGACGGCAGGCTGGTGCTGGCCGTCAACGGCGAGATCTACAACCACCGCGAACTGCGGCGCGAGCTGGCCGGCGAGTACGACTTCCGCACCGGTTCGGACTGCGAGGTGATCCTCCCGCTCTACCGCAAATACGGCGCGGGGCTGCTCGACCGGCTCAACGGCATCTTCGCCTTCGCGCTCTACGACATCGAGCGCGACGAGTATCTCATCGCCCGCGACCCCGTCGGCGTCATTCCGCTCTACATCGGCTGGGATGCCGACGAACGGTGCTACGTCGCATCGGAGTTGAAGGCGCTCGAAGGGGTGTGCAACGTCATCCGCCCCTTCGAGCCGGGGCACTACCGGTGGAGCCGCGAGGGGAAGACGACGCGCTGGTACACGCGCGACTGGTTCGACTACGAAGCCGTCGAGCAGGGCGACGCCGACCCTGCCGCGCTGCACTCGGCGCTCGAAGCGGCCGTCCGACGACAGCTGATGTCCGACGTTCCCTACGGCGTACTGCTGTCGGGCGGACTCGATTCGTCGATCATCTCGGCCGTAGCCAAACGCTTCGCCGACCGCCGCATCGAGACCGAAGGACGCGACGGTGCGTGGTGGCCCTGCCTCCACTCGTTCGCCGTCGGCCTGAAAGGCGCTCCCGACCTCCGTGCCGCACGCAAGGTCGCCGACCACATCGGTACGGTGCACCACGAAATCCACTACACCGTCCAGGAGGGGCTCGACGCCCTGCGCGACGTGATCTACCACATCGAAACCTACGACGTGACGACCGTGCGCGCCTCGACGCCGATGTACCTGCTGGCGCGCGTCATCAAGTCGATGGGCGTCAAGATGGTGCTGTCGGGCGAGGGTGCCGACGAGATTTTCGGCGGCTACCTCTATTTCCACAAGGCCCCCGACGCCCGCGCCTTCCACGAAGAGACGGTGCGCAAGATCGGCCGCCTGCATCAGTACGACTGCCTGCGCGCCAACAAGTCGCTCGCGGCGTGGGGGATCGAAGGCCGCGTGCCGTTCCTCGACACGGAGTTCCTGGACACGGCCATGCGCATCGCCCCTGAAGCCAAACGCCCCCGCGACGGACGCATCGAAAAGTGGATTCTGCGCAAGGCGTTCGAAGACCTCCTGCCGCCGGAGATCGTCTGGCGGCAGAAGGAGCAGTTCTCCGACGGCGTGGGCTACGGCTGGATCGACTCGCTCAAAGCATTCACGGAGGCCGCGGTCTCCGACCGCGAAATGGCGCAGGCGGCCGACCGCTTTCCGGTCAACCCGCCGCGCAACAAGGAGGAGTACTACTACCGCACGATCTTCGAGGAGTGTTTCCCCTCGCAGACGGCCGCGCAGTGCGTGCCGTCGGTGCCGTCGGTGGCGTGCAGCACGGCCGAGGCGCTGGCGTGGGACGAATCGTTCCGCAATCTCGACGATCCGTCGGGACGCGCCGTGCAGGGTGTCCACCGCACCGCCCGGGACGAATGA